From a region of the Verrucomicrobiia bacterium genome:
- the gspE gene encoding type II secretion system ATPase GspE, with the protein MPAQDEYIVEILRDVGLVSHEDILKAKERSKAEEVGLVDALVLMGRVSQKDVVKALASQFNMDTIDLAEYRVPDEIVALVPKHVARRYKIVPVGKHDNTLTVAISDPLDVDTVDSLRYILRMNVEAVVAAKTDIENSITRYYGSADDTVENMLQEITEGEVDFGLPTNKAAQSKLEDVAETDADAPIIKLVGLVIMEAYRNRASDIHIEPLEKRLRVRYRIDGVLQEVDNPPKRLQASIISRLKIMSNMSIAEKRVPQDGRIQIPVMGRTLDLRVSCLPTNHGESIVMRILDKTSLLLGLGDLGFFSDDQETMTKIINMPDGVFLVTGPTGSGKTTTLYGCLNEINKPDRKIITVEDPVEYQLGGINQVQVNADINLTFAAALRSILRQAPNIIMIGEIRDLETANIAVQAALTGHLVFSTLHTNDAPSAVTRIVDMGVKPFLVASAVKAIMAQRLIRKVCPKCRVPYMPTDYEMEVLKMNPDEVKKSTMVRGNGCNECSRTGYRGRMGIYEIFSVDDEVRRLIYEKVPSNVIRARARELGMRTLREDGVRKIMAGITTPEEVISITAGDEG; encoded by the coding sequence ATGCCGGCTCAAGACGAATATATTGTTGAAATTCTCCGCGACGTTGGGCTTGTTTCGCACGAGGACATCCTAAAGGCGAAAGAACGCTCGAAGGCGGAAGAGGTGGGGCTTGTCGACGCCCTCGTCTTGATGGGGCGCGTCAGCCAAAAGGACGTGGTCAAGGCGCTCGCCAGCCAGTTCAACATGGACACGATTGACCTCGCGGAATATCGCGTTCCCGATGAGATCGTCGCCCTCGTACCAAAGCACGTCGCCCGCCGCTACAAAATCGTTCCCGTTGGCAAGCATGACAATACACTCACGGTCGCGATCAGCGATCCGCTGGATGTCGATACGGTGGACAGCCTGCGATACATCCTGCGGATGAACGTAGAGGCGGTCGTTGCCGCCAAGACCGACATTGAGAACTCGATTACCCGCTACTATGGCAGCGCGGACGATACGGTCGAGAACATGCTGCAGGAGATCACCGAAGGCGAAGTGGATTTCGGCCTTCCGACGAACAAAGCGGCGCAGAGCAAACTCGAAGACGTGGCCGAAACCGATGCCGACGCTCCCATCATCAAACTCGTCGGTTTGGTGATCATGGAGGCCTACCGGAACCGGGCGAGCGATATTCACATTGAGCCGCTGGAAAAGCGGCTGCGGGTACGGTACCGTATCGACGGCGTGCTGCAAGAAGTGGATAATCCGCCGAAGCGGTTGCAGGCCTCGATTATCAGTCGCCTCAAGATCATGTCGAATATGAGCATCGCCGAGAAGCGCGTTCCCCAGGACGGGCGCATCCAGATTCCGGTGATGGGTCGCACACTGGATCTACGCGTGTCCTGTCTGCCCACCAACCACGGCGAAAGTATCGTCATGCGTATCCTCGACAAAACCAGCCTGCTGCTCGGGCTGGGTGACCTCGGGTTTTTCAGTGATGACCAGGAAACGATGACCAAGATCATCAACATGCCGGACGGGGTCTTTCTGGTGACAGGGCCGACCGGTTCGGGCAAGACCACCACGTTGTATGGCTGCTTGAACGAGATCAACAAGCCCGACCGCAAGATTATTACCGTGGAAGATCCTGTCGAGTACCAGCTCGGCGGCATCAACCAGGTGCAGGTCAATGCAGACATTAACCTGACGTTTGCCGCCGCGTTGCGCTCAATTCTGCGCCAGGCGCCAAACATCATCATGATCGGTGAAATTCGCGACCTTGAAACCGCGAACATTGCGGTGCAGGCGGCGCTGACGGGTCACCTGGTGTTTTCGACCTTGCACACGAATGACGCGCCCTCGGCTGTGACACGTATCGTTGATATGGGTGTGAAGCCGTTTTTGGTCGCTTCCGCGGTCAAGGCGATCATGGCGCAACGGCTTATCCGCAAGGTCTGCCCCAAGTGCCGCGTGCCGTATATGCCGACTGATTATGAGATGGAAGTACTGAAAATGAATCCCGACGAGGTGAAGAAGTCCACCATGGTGCGCGGCAACGGTTGCAATGAATGTTCGAGGACGGGCTATCGCGGGCGCATGGGTATCTACGAGATTTTTTCGGTGGACGATGAGGTGCGGCGACTGATTTACGAGAAGGTACCCTCCAATGTCATCCGCGCTCGCGCGCGTGAATTGGGGATGCGGACGTTGCGCGAGGACGGGGTTCGCAAGATCATGGCGGGCATTACGACGCCCGAAGAAGTGATCTCCATCACGGCGGGCGATGAAGGATAA
- the gatB gene encoding Asp-tRNA(Asn)/Glu-tRNA(Gln) amidotransferase subunit GatB yields MEYEAVIGLEVHVQLKTKSKMFCGCTTEFGGPPNTQVCPVCLGYPGVLPVMNEEAVSKTILTGLMIGSKVAGFSKWDRKSYFYPDMPKNYQISQYDLPLCAKGAVEIKLDGGKTKAIGVTRAHLEEDVAKSTHFESTSGVDFNRAGVPLMEVVSEPDMRSPEEAFAYITALKEILVSGGISDCDMEKGQLRCDSNVSVRPIGQKEFGEKVEIKNMNTISGIRRALAYEIQRQTTALEKGEKVSQETRRWDEAAGRTFVMRTKEYAHDYRYFPDPDLMPVVVSDAMLAAARKLLPELPEAKRQRFMKQYGLPEYDAGVLVADTVLAGYYEKAAAVSKNPKAISNWVMTELLGKLGEAKKTIGECAIQPEHLAELVALVDGGQISGKIGKEVFTEMFDSGKSPGLIVKEKGLVQVSDTGALEGFVNEAIAKNPKSVADFKAGNEGAINFLKGQVMKLSKGKANPQLVGEILHHKLKGS; encoded by the coding sequence ATGGAATACGAAGCAGTCATAGGGTTGGAAGTCCACGTGCAGCTCAAAACGAAGAGCAAGATGTTCTGCGGCTGCACGACGGAGTTTGGCGGGCCGCCAAACACGCAGGTGTGTCCGGTCTGCCTCGGGTATCCGGGCGTGTTGCCCGTCATGAATGAAGAGGCCGTGAGCAAAACGATCCTGACGGGTCTAATGATTGGTAGCAAAGTTGCCGGGTTCAGCAAGTGGGATCGAAAGAGTTACTTTTATCCCGATATGCCAAAGAACTACCAGATTTCGCAGTATGACCTGCCCCTCTGCGCGAAGGGCGCGGTGGAGATCAAGTTGGACGGCGGAAAGACGAAGGCGATCGGGGTTACGCGGGCGCACCTCGAAGAAGATGTCGCCAAAAGTACCCACTTTGAAAGCACCAGCGGCGTGGACTTCAACCGCGCCGGCGTGCCCCTGATGGAGGTCGTCAGCGAGCCGGATATGCGCTCACCCGAGGAAGCTTTCGCCTATATTACCGCGCTGAAGGAAATCCTCGTCAGCGGCGGGATCAGTGATTGCGACATGGAGAAGGGGCAGTTGCGGTGTGACTCGAATGTATCGGTGCGTCCCATCGGCCAAAAAGAGTTCGGCGAGAAGGTCGAAATCAAGAACATGAACACGATTTCGGGCATACGCCGGGCGCTGGCGTATGAGATTCAACGTCAGACGACGGCGCTGGAGAAGGGCGAGAAGGTTTCGCAGGAGACCCGGCGTTGGGATGAAGCCGCGGGACGGACATTCGTGATGCGCACGAAGGAATACGCGCACGACTACCGCTATTTCCCCGATCCGGACCTGATGCCCGTGGTCGTCAGCGACGCGATGCTCGCCGCGGCGCGGAAGCTGTTGCCCGAGTTGCCGGAGGCGAAACGCCAGCGTTTCATGAAGCAGTACGGGCTGCCGGAATACGATGCCGGCGTGCTGGTTGCGGACACGGTCCTGGCGGGCTACTATGAGAAAGCAGCGGCGGTTTCGAAGAATCCGAAGGCGATTTCGAACTGGGTGATGACCGAGCTGCTTGGTAAACTCGGTGAGGCAAAAAAGACGATTGGCGAGTGCGCCATCCAGCCGGAGCACCTGGCCGAGTTGGTGGCATTGGTCGATGGCGGGCAGATTAGCGGGAAGATCGGCAAGGAAGTGTTTACCGAGATGTTTGACAGCGGAAAGAGCCCGGGCCTGATCGTGAAGGAGAAAGGGCTGGTTCAGGTCAGCGATACCGGCGCGCTGGAGGGGTTCGTTAACGAAGCGATTGCCAAGAACCCCAAATCCGTGGCAGACTTCAAGGCCGGGAACGAAGGCGCGATCAATTTCCTGAAGGGGCAGGTCATGAAGTTGAGCAAGGGGAAAGCGAATCCCCAACTGGTTGGGGAAATCCTGCATCACAAGTTGAAGGGCAGTTAA
- a CDS encoding type II secretion system F family protein: protein MPKFNYVALDTRGKEISGVLESENTTSAVSRIREMGYFPTNVAEADKAAAKKGAKTPGTPAQAGGKAAAKKGLGSMGLSFGSGKVKTKLLTAFTRQLATLIDAGLPLLRGLDVLRKGEKNATLKRTLQQIAESVEAGSTFSEALAQHPKVFNRLYVNMVRAGEAGGVLDVTLGRLADFQEKAQKIKNKVISAMVYPAVVIFVALAIVSFLMIVIVPKFQEIFNDLLEGKSLPGLTLFVMQVSNLVQHQILLVAGCIAALVISIKMIGKTEKGRFYLDKIKLNAPMFGQLIRKVGIARFTRTLGTLIASGVPILQALNIVRETSGNAVIAKAVSQVHDSVKEGERIVQPLEASGVFPPMVISMVDVGEETGALPDMLMKVADVYDDEVDNAVTAITSLLEPIMIVFLAVVVGTIVIAMFMPLISVIGSLGG from the coding sequence ATGCCAAAATTCAACTATGTAGCGTTGGACACGCGGGGCAAGGAAATCAGCGGCGTCCTGGAGAGTGAAAACACAACGTCGGCGGTAAGTCGCATTCGCGAGATGGGCTACTTCCCTACAAATGTTGCCGAGGCCGATAAAGCGGCAGCGAAGAAGGGCGCCAAGACGCCGGGAACCCCCGCACAGGCGGGTGGCAAGGCTGCAGCCAAGAAGGGGCTTGGCTCCATGGGTCTCAGTTTTGGCTCTGGGAAAGTCAAAACCAAACTCCTGACGGCGTTTACACGTCAATTGGCCACGCTGATCGACGCGGGGTTGCCCTTGCTGCGCGGTCTCGACGTGCTGCGGAAGGGAGAAAAGAACGCGACGCTCAAGCGCACGTTGCAACAGATCGCCGAGAGCGTTGAAGCAGGCAGCACGTTCAGCGAAGCGCTGGCGCAGCATCCGAAGGTATTCAACCGCCTTTACGTCAACATGGTGCGCGCCGGCGAAGCGGGCGGCGTACTCGACGTGACTCTCGGGCGGCTCGCCGACTTTCAGGAAAAGGCCCAGAAGATCAAGAACAAGGTCATTTCAGCGATGGTCTACCCGGCCGTCGTCATTTTTGTGGCATTGGCCATCGTGTCGTTCCTGATGATCGTCATTGTCCCCAAGTTTCAGGAGATCTTCAACGACCTGCTCGAAGGCAAATCTCTGCCCGGATTGACTTTGTTCGTCATGCAGGTCAGTAATCTCGTCCAGCATCAGATTCTGCTCGTTGCCGGCTGTATCGCCGCGTTGGTGATTTCTATCAAGATGATCGGCAAGACGGAGAAGGGACGGTTCTACCTGGACAAGATAAAACTGAACGCCCCCATGTTCGGACAACTGATCCGCAAGGTTGGCATCGCTCGTTTCACGCGCACGTTGGGGACGCTCATCGCCAGCGGCGTGCCGATTTTGCAAGCCCTCAACATCGTGCGGGAGACCTCGGGCAATGCCGTCATCGCGAAGGCGGTTTCACAGGTCCACGACTCCGTGAAGGAGGGGGAACGCATTGTGCAGCCGCTGGAGGCCTCCGGGGTATTCCCACCCATGGTGATTAGCATGGTGGATGTCGGTGAGGAAACCGGCGCCTTACCCGACATGTTGATGAAAGTGGCCGACGTGTATGATGACGAAGTGGACAATGCGGTGACAGCGATCACTTCCTTGCTGGAGCCGATCATGATCGTGTTCCTGGCCGTCGTCGTCGGAACCATTGTCATCGCCATGTTCATGCCGCTGATCAGCGTCATCGGTTCGCTGGGCGGTTAG
- the gspE gene encoding type II secretion system ATPase GspE, whose protein sequence is MFEGEGAILSELLRERNLVGPDQFRELQEEHERTGKPLSQVIIDFGLVSEEQLLRAVAEHLNLEYLNLEDIDIDKAVLRIMPSSVARMYRAVPVTIAGNTVTVAVMDPYNAQLVGELSFILGKDVQLAVAPSKQIEDAILRFFGEESESLKDVLEDMESQLASAEVVETATKTGGTAALEELASQAPIVRFVNLILFQAIQDRASDIHFEPFEDEFKIRYRVDGALYEMAPPPKHLALPVISRIKVMSNLNIAERRLPQDGRIQLNIGGKQVDLRVSTLPTQYGESVVLRVLDRTVVNLSLESLGMPNDIFEKTTEVIKVPNGIFIVTGPTGSGKTTTLYSCLKRINTVDMKLLTSEDPVEYDIEGIMQVPINEAIGLTFARALRAFLRQDPDIIMVGEMRDLETAQISIQASLTGHLVFTTLHTNDASGAVTRMIDMGVEPFLISSTLQGVLAQRLVRTSCKKCKIAYEPTEAVLSELALTKEDTQGRPFYYGKGCMECNETGYKGRKGLFELLVMSEPIRELINMRAPAGVLRARALELGMRTLREDGIRSILDGETTVEEVLKYT, encoded by the coding sequence ATGTTCGAAGGTGAAGGCGCCATACTTTCTGAACTGCTGCGCGAGCGTAATCTGGTCGGGCCGGACCAATTTCGCGAGCTGCAGGAGGAGCACGAGCGCACCGGCAAGCCGTTGTCGCAGGTCATCATCGATTTTGGCCTGGTCAGCGAAGAGCAGTTGCTGCGTGCGGTGGCCGAGCACCTGAACCTGGAGTACCTCAATCTCGAGGACATCGATATTGACAAGGCCGTGCTCCGCATCATGCCATCGAGCGTGGCGCGCATGTACCGGGCGGTGCCTGTCACCATTGCTGGAAACACCGTCACCGTGGCGGTGATGGATCCGTACAACGCGCAGCTTGTCGGCGAGCTTTCCTTTATCCTCGGCAAGGATGTTCAACTGGCCGTCGCGCCATCGAAACAGATTGAGGACGCGATCCTTCGTTTCTTCGGCGAAGAAAGCGAGTCCCTGAAAGACGTGCTGGAGGACATGGAGTCGCAGCTCGCTTCCGCGGAGGTCGTGGAGACAGCGACGAAAACGGGCGGGACCGCGGCCCTGGAGGAATTGGCGAGCCAGGCGCCGATTGTACGGTTCGTGAACCTGATCCTGTTCCAGGCGATTCAGGACCGCGCCAGCGACATTCACTTTGAACCGTTCGAAGACGAATTCAAGATTCGCTACCGCGTGGACGGCGCCCTGTATGAAATGGCGCCGCCGCCCAAGCATCTGGCGCTACCGGTAATTTCGCGCATCAAGGTCATGTCCAACCTGAATATCGCCGAGCGCCGCCTGCCGCAAGATGGACGCATCCAGCTCAACATCGGAGGCAAGCAGGTGGACCTGCGCGTTTCGACATTGCCGACGCAGTATGGCGAATCGGTGGTGCTTCGCGTCCTCGACCGCACAGTGGTCAACCTTTCGCTGGAAAGCCTGGGAATGCCGAATGATATTTTTGAGAAGACGACAGAAGTCATTAAGGTGCCCAATGGCATCTTCATTGTGACGGGGCCGACGGGATCCGGCAAGACCACCACGTTGTACTCCTGCTTGAAGCGAATCAATACCGTCGACATGAAACTGCTTACCTCGGAAGATCCTGTGGAGTATGACATTGAGGGCATCATGCAAGTGCCGATCAATGAAGCGATCGGCCTGACGTTCGCGCGGGCGTTACGTGCGTTTCTGCGCCAAGATCCCGATATTATCATGGTCGGCGAGATGCGCGACCTGGAGACTGCGCAAATCTCCATTCAAGCCTCGCTCACAGGCCATTTGGTGTTCACGACCCTGCATACCAATGACGCGTCCGGCGCGGTCACACGCATGATTGACATGGGCGTCGAACCGTTTCTGATCAGTTCCACGCTACAAGGAGTTCTCGCCCAGCGTCTCGTGCGCACCAGCTGCAAGAAGTGCAAGATTGCTTATGAGCCGACCGAGGCGGTATTGTCCGAGTTGGCTCTGACAAAGGAAGACACGCAGGGTCGTCCATTTTATTATGGCAAGGGCTGCATGGAGTGCAACGAGACGGGATACAAAGGGCGCAAAGGTCTGTTCGAACTGCTCGTCATGTCGGAACCGATCCGTGAACTGATCAATATGCGCGCACCTGCGGGTGTCCTTCGAGCGCGGGCACTGGAATTGGGAATGAGGACATTACGGGAAGACGGCATTCGCAGCATTCTCGATGGCGAGACAACCGTGGAAGAGGTTCTTAAGTACACATAA
- a CDS encoding type IV pilus twitching motility protein PilT, translating to MSAQMEDLLQVMVDEGGSDLHIRVGVPPVIRLHGKLVHMDLPVLQPEDTESIMKAITSEAHIQKVREQGGTDYGFAFGEMARFRVSVFKERGNFGMVLRQIPNKLMSLEQIGLPPSVKDILFRPRGLVLVTGPTGSGKTTTLASMIDIINTEEDCHIITIEDPVEYYHPHKKSIVTQREVGVDVPDFAEALRRGLRQDPDCILVGEMRDLETMEAAITAAETGHLVFATLHTTGAARTVDRIVDAFPTDQQEQIRTQLASSIIAVISQVLLVRADGKGRVACFEIMITTPSIQALIRDNKTFRITSDIQTGAKYGMMTLDSNLMSLYERGLISYGDLITIAQDPQAIVAKLQGEGGRR from the coding sequence ATGTCGGCGCAAATGGAAGACCTGTTGCAGGTAATGGTGGATGAGGGCGGCTCTGATTTGCACATTCGGGTTGGTGTGCCGCCCGTCATCCGATTGCATGGCAAGCTGGTGCACATGGATCTGCCGGTGCTCCAGCCGGAGGACACCGAAAGCATCATGAAGGCGATCACCTCCGAGGCCCACATTCAAAAGGTCCGCGAGCAGGGCGGCACTGACTATGGCTTTGCTTTCGGCGAAATGGCGCGGTTCCGAGTCAGCGTTTTCAAGGAGCGTGGTAACTTTGGCATGGTGCTGCGCCAGATTCCCAACAAGCTGATGTCGTTGGAGCAAATCGGCCTGCCACCTTCCGTGAAGGACATTCTATTTCGTCCACGCGGGCTGGTTCTGGTGACCGGGCCGACCGGCTCCGGCAAGACGACGACGCTGGCCTCGATGATTGACATCATCAACACCGAGGAAGACTGCCACATCATCACGATCGAGGACCCGGTGGAGTATTACCATCCGCACAAGAAAAGCATCGTCACGCAGCGCGAAGTGGGAGTCGACGTACCTGACTTTGCCGAGGCGTTGCGGCGCGGTTTGCGTCAGGATCCCGATTGCATTCTGGTCGGCGAAATGCGCGACCTGGAAACGATGGAAGCCGCCATCACGGCGGCGGAAACGGGGCATCTGGTCTTCGCGACGCTGCACACCACCGGTGCGGCGCGCACGGTAGATCGCATCGTCGATGCTTTTCCGACAGACCAACAGGAACAGATCCGCACGCAGTTGGCCTCCTCGATCATCGCCGTGATTTCCCAGGTGCTGCTGGTGCGGGCGGACGGGAAGGGGCGGGTGGCGTGCTTCGAGATCATGATTACGACGCCGTCGATCCAGGCGTTGATTCGCGATAATAAGACGTTTCGCATCACGTCGGACATCCAGACGGGGGCCAAGTACGGCATGATGACACTCGATTCGAATCTCATGAGCTTGTACGAGCGCGGATTGATCAGCTACGGCGATTTGATCACGATCGCGCAGGATCCACAGGCCATCGTTGCCAAACTGCAGGGTGAAGGCGGAAGGCGGTAA
- the gatA gene encoding Asp-tRNA(Asn)/Glu-tRNA(Gln) amidotransferase subunit GatA has product MSLHTLTIHQLREKLRRGEVSAREATQSLLDRIQSVDSKLKAYLWLNAEDALTQAEAVDRNGVAKNGKLLGGVPIAIKDVINVEGQPCTCASKILKGHTSVYDAFVVQRLREAGAILLGRTNMDEFAMGSSTENSSWGITHNPWDVERIPGGSSGGSAAAVAADEAFAALGSETGGSIRQPASLCGCVGLKTSYGRISRYGLVAFASSLDQIGPFTKDVADCALLLRVLAGHDAKDSTSVPRPVPDYTASLKSGVKGLRIGLPKEYFIDGMDREVEAAVRAAIKKLEELGAEIVEISLPHTDYAVAVYYLIATAEASANLARFDGVRYGARVAGEDVIDMYGRTRGAGFGPEVKRRIILGTYALSAGYYDAYYVRAQKVRTLIRQDFEKAFARCDAIVTPTSPEVAFRIGEKTGDPLKMYLCDIFTISANLSGICGVSVPCGFSSDPKLPIGLQLLGKAFDEETILRIAHAYEQSTEWHKARPNL; this is encoded by the coding sequence ATGAGCCTGCACACCCTGACGATCCATCAGCTTCGCGAGAAATTGCGGCGCGGCGAGGTTTCTGCCCGCGAGGCGACGCAATCGCTGCTCGACCGCATCCAGTCGGTTGACAGTAAGCTGAAAGCCTACCTTTGGCTCAATGCCGAGGACGCGCTCACACAGGCTGAGGCAGTCGATCGGAACGGTGTCGCCAAGAACGGCAAACTTCTCGGTGGCGTACCGATCGCTATCAAAGATGTGATCAACGTCGAAGGCCAACCCTGCACCTGCGCCTCGAAAATCCTCAAAGGACATACGTCCGTTTACGACGCATTCGTAGTGCAGCGGCTGCGCGAGGCCGGCGCGATTCTGCTGGGACGCACGAACATGGATGAGTTTGCGATGGGAAGCTCCACGGAGAATTCAAGTTGGGGCATCACACACAATCCGTGGGACGTTGAGCGTATTCCAGGAGGTTCCAGCGGCGGGAGCGCGGCGGCGGTCGCGGCGGACGAAGCGTTTGCGGCGCTTGGTAGCGAAACGGGCGGGTCGATTCGCCAGCCCGCATCGTTGTGTGGTTGCGTGGGGCTGAAAACTTCGTATGGGCGCATTTCACGGTATGGTTTGGTGGCCTTTGCTTCGTCGCTTGACCAGATTGGGCCGTTCACGAAAGATGTTGCGGACTGCGCGCTGTTGTTGCGCGTGCTGGCAGGTCATGACGCGAAAGATTCGACGAGCGTGCCGCGGCCGGTGCCCGATTATACAGCGTCGCTCAAGAGTGGCGTGAAGGGCCTGCGCATTGGTCTGCCGAAAGAATATTTCATTGATGGAATGGATCGCGAAGTTGAAGCGGCTGTGCGGGCGGCGATCAAGAAGTTGGAGGAGTTGGGTGCCGAGATTGTGGAAATTTCCTTGCCCCACACCGACTACGCAGTGGCGGTGTACTATTTGATTGCGACGGCGGAGGCGAGCGCGAATCTCGCGCGGTTTGATGGCGTGCGTTATGGCGCGCGCGTTGCGGGCGAAGATGTCATCGATATGTATGGCAGGACGCGGGGAGCCGGTTTTGGCCCGGAGGTTAAGCGGCGCATTATTCTCGGCACGTATGCGCTGAGCGCGGGGTATTACGATGCCTATTACGTGAGGGCGCAGAAGGTGCGGACGCTCATTCGCCAAGACTTCGAGAAGGCATTTGCCAGGTGTGACGCCATTGTGACGCCAACGTCACCAGAAGTGGCGTTCCGCATCGGCGAGAAAACGGGCGACCCACTGAAGATGTATCTTTGCGATATCTTCACGATCAGCGCGAACCTGTCCGGCATTTGCGGCGTGAGCGTGCCGTGCGGGTTTAGCAGCGATCCAAAGCTGCCTATTGGGTTGCAATTGCTCGGCAAAGCGTTTGATGAGGAGACAATTCTGCGCATAGCGCACGCGTACGAACAGTCAACGGAATGGCACAAGGCCCGGCCAAATCTATAG
- a CDS encoding GNAT family N-acetyltransferase: protein MTMGTGLQIRPYEPRDRAGLRQICCDTADAGQPVERFFPDREVFGDLLTNYYTEHEPQSTFVADDGGEVVGYVTGCLNTKRFLSTMKWRIVPMVLVKALLRGTLWHPQTVRLLRANLGLWLKSGHRTGPALDDYLAHLHVNVRQGFRGQRLGQRLVETFCKRIRGAGVRGVHAGVSAENAQARHFFEGLGYAELQREARLRKSDGSGDILYTIIFGKKLDDTSKEHFT, encoded by the coding sequence ATGACCATGGGAACGGGCTTGCAGATTCGACCGTATGAGCCGAGAGATCGCGCTGGTTTGCGGCAAATCTGCTGCGACACAGCCGATGCCGGCCAACCCGTCGAGAGGTTTTTCCCCGACCGCGAGGTCTTTGGCGATTTGCTCACGAATTATTACACGGAGCACGAACCGCAATCGACATTTGTGGCGGACGACGGCGGCGAGGTGGTCGGTTACGTGACCGGCTGCCTCAATACGAAACGGTTCCTTAGTACCATGAAGTGGCGAATTGTTCCGATGGTGCTTGTCAAAGCACTGCTACGAGGGACGCTGTGGCATCCACAGACTGTGCGCCTCTTGCGCGCCAATCTCGGTCTGTGGCTGAAGAGTGGACATCGGACTGGCCCGGCACTTGACGATTATCTCGCGCACTTGCATGTAAATGTCCGGCAGGGATTCCGCGGTCAACGCCTGGGGCAGCGGCTGGTTGAGACGTTCTGCAAACGGATTCGCGGCGCGGGTGTGCGCGGCGTGCACGCGGGAGTGAGCGCGGAGAATGCGCAGGCGCGTCACTTCTTCGAGGGATTGGGTTATGCAGAACTGCAACGCGAGGCGCGTCTTCGCAAGTCCGATGGTTCCGGCGATATTCTGTACACGATCATCTTCGGCAAGAAACTTGATGACACTTCGAAGGAGCATTTTACTTGA
- the gatC gene encoding Asp-tRNA(Asn)/Glu-tRNA(Gln) amidotransferase subunit GatC produces the protein MANDTDQFDVSYVAHLARLHLTDAEKQKISAQLKDILAYVAKLNELDVSNVEPTAHATPLSNVLRKDEVRPSIDRDTVLKNAPEQARDLFIVPKIVE, from the coding sequence ATGGCGAATGATACCGACCAGTTTGACGTCTCGTATGTGGCGCATCTGGCGCGCCTGCACCTGACCGACGCGGAAAAGCAGAAGATCTCCGCGCAGCTCAAGGACATCCTCGCATACGTTGCCAAGCTCAACGAACTGGACGTCTCGAACGTAGAGCCGACCGCGCACGCCACCCCGCTGTCGAATGTTCTCCGCAAGGACGAAGTGCGACCGTCGATTGACCGCGACACGGTACTCAAGAATGCGCCCGAACAGGCCCGTGATTTGTTCATTGTCCCGAAGATAGTCGAATGA
- a CDS encoding 5'-3' exonuclease H3TH domain-containing protein: protein MSETVLLYDAYSLIYRAFFAIRVLTGPDGAPVNAIYGLTKMLKKMAVDHGPSHHAAVFDLGAPQKRLALLPSYKAQRPPTPPALEDQLPAIREILRALRIPIVEVEGDEADDIIATLAVQAANTGCDVLIASSDKDFMQIVGPRIRLLRPDGKETVVVDPAAVKTRFGVTPEQMVDLLSLLGDSVDNIPGAHGVGEKTAAQLLQAYGTLDNLLARVSEIAKPKLRETLIASADRLRANQRLIALQTDVPLAVDLGALKVHPADTAALAVLYRRFGFKSLLAELTGSSATEERDLFSAK, encoded by the coding sequence ATGTCTGAGACCGTACTTCTTTATGACGCCTACTCGCTGATTTACCGCGCGTTCTTCGCCATTCGCGTTCTCACCGGCCCGGATGGTGCGCCCGTCAACGCCATCTACGGGCTGACCAAAATGCTCAAGAAGATGGCTGTGGACCATGGACCATCCCATCATGCGGCCGTCTTTGACCTTGGCGCCCCGCAAAAACGGCTCGCGCTGCTACCCAGTTACAAGGCGCAGCGCCCACCTACCCCGCCCGCTCTCGAAGACCAACTTCCCGCGATACGCGAGATTCTCCGGGCGCTGCGCATCCCCATCGTCGAGGTCGAGGGCGACGAGGCGGATGACATCATCGCCACGCTCGCAGTACAGGCTGCGAACACGGGCTGCGACGTGCTCATTGCCAGCAGTGACAAGGATTTCATGCAAATCGTAGGACCACGTATTCGCCTTCTTCGTCCGGATGGCAAGGAAACCGTCGTTGTCGATCCTGCTGCGGTTAAAACGCGCTTCGGCGTTACCCCTGAGCAGATGGTCGATCTGCTCAGTTTGTTGGGTGATTCAGTCGATAACATCCCCGGCGCGCACGGGGTTGGCGAGAAAACAGCCGCCCAATTACTGCAGGCGTATGGTACTCTGGACAACCTTCTGGCCCGCGTTTCCGAAATTGCCAAACCGAAACTGCGCGAAACCCTGATCGCCTCAGCCGACAGGCTGCGGGCCAATCAGCGGCTGATCGCACTTCAAACCGATGTCCCTTTGGCTGTCGATCTGGGGGCTTTGAAGGTGCACCCTGCGGATACGGCTGCCCTCGCCGTTCTCTATCGTCGATTCGGGTTCAAATCCCTGCTGGCAGAATTGACAGGGTCATCCGCGACGGAAGAGAGGGATCTCTTCAGTGCGAAATAA